Proteins encoded in a region of the Benincasa hispida cultivar B227 chromosome 2, ASM972705v1, whole genome shotgun sequence genome:
- the LOC120071886 gene encoding ATP-citrate synthase alpha chain protein 2 has product MARKKIREYDSKRLLKEHLKRLANIDLQICSAQVNQSTDFAELTNNEPWLSSTKLVVKPDMLFGKRGKSGLVALNLDLAQVAEFVKTRLGVQVEMDGCKAPITTFIVEPFVPHDQEYYLSIVSERLGCTISFSECGGIEIEENWDKVKTIFLPTEKPFTLEACAPLIATLPLEIRGKIGDFIMGVFSVFQDLDFSFLEMNPFTLVNGEPYPLDMRGELDDTAAFKNFKKWGNIEFPLPFGRVLNPTESFVHSLDEKTSASLKFTVLNPKGRIWTMVAGGGASVIYADTVGDLGYASELGNYAEYSGAPNEEEVLQYARVVIDCATSDPDGRKRALLIGGGIANFTDVAATFNGIIRALREKESKLKAARMNIYVRRGGPNYQTGLAKMRALGEELGVPLKVFGPEATMTGICKQAIECIMSAA; this is encoded by the exons GTAAATCAATCAACCGACTTCGCTGAGCTGACAAATAACGAACCATGGCTGTCATCCACTAAGTTGGTAGTGAAACCAGACATGTTATTTGGGAAACGTGGAAAGAGTGGCTTGGTAGCTTTGAATTTGGATCTAGCTCAAGTTGCTGAGTTTGTAAAGACACGCCTTGGAGTGCAG GTTGAGATGGATGGTTGCAAGGCTCCAATTACGACATTCATTGTGGAGCCATTTGTTCCCCATGATCAAGAGTACTACCTATCTATTGTCTCTGAAAGGCTCGGCTGCACAATAAGTTTTTCAGAGTGTGGGGGTATCGAAATTGAAGAGAACTGGGATAAA GTCAAGACGATTTTCCTTCCAACTGAAAAACCTTTTACACTTGAGGCATGTGCTCCGTTGATAGCTACACTTCCTCTGGAG ATTCGAGGAAAAATTGGTGACTTCATAATGGGTGTATTCAGTGTATTTCAAG ATCTGGACTTCAGTTTCCTGGAGATGAATCCATTTACCCTGGTGAACGGGGAGCCATATCCACTGGATATGAGGGGGGAATTGGATGACACTGCTGCcttcaaaaattttaagaa ATGGGGAAACATTGAATTTCCTTTGCCCTTTGGTCGAGTGTTAAACCCTACAGAAAGCTTTGTTCACTCTTTAGATGAAAAG ACAAGTGCTTCCTTGAAATTCACTGTATTGAACCCAAAGGGGCGCATTTGGACGATGGTGGCAGGAGGGGGTGCTAGTGTTATATATGCTGATACT GTGGGAGATTTGGGTTATGCATCTGAGCTTGGTAATTATGCAGAATACAGTGGAGCTCCAAATGAGGAGGAGGTTTTGCAATATGCCCGAGTTGTTATTGAT TGTGCTACTTCAGACCCTGATGGGCGGAAGCGAGCCCTTCTAATTGGAGGGGGAATAGCTAATTTCACAGATGTCGCTGCTACTTTCAATGGAATTATCCGAGCTCTAAGAGAGAAA GAATCGAAATTAAAGGCTGCAAGAATGAATATCTATGTTCGGAGAGGTGGTCCAAATTATCAGACTGGTCTCGCAAAAATGCGGGCTCTAGGAGAAGAGCTTGGAGTTCCCCTCAAG GTTTTCGGCCCGGAGGCCACAATGACCGGTATCTGCAAACAAGCAATCGAGTGCATAATGTCTGCTGCATAG